DNA from Triticum aestivum cultivar Chinese Spring chromosome 7D, IWGSC CS RefSeq v2.1, whole genome shotgun sequence:
AATGATGGTTCACAACTGTATATCTGAAATTAGTTAGAAAGGCACAGCGTCAGTGTACCATCATAGCTTTCAACTGTTCTCCTTTTGGTTTCTCTGCGAATTCAATTATCCTCCCTTCTTCATCGATTTTCATAAGGCCAAATGCAGTTGCACGTTCCTCATCCATGGGCAACGCAGCAACAGTAATATCAGCATCTGTTTCTCTGTGTGCCTGAATAAACTTTTCATAGTCCATTCGGTACAGGTGATCTCCGGCAAGAATTAGATATTCCATAACATTATGCTCCTCGAATAGCCACAAGTACTGCCTTACAGCATCTGCAGTACCCTGAGATAAGATGATAAGACAAAGTGAATACCCTGCAAAAGCTTGCATGGGATCCTAGAAACACTTTATGTTGATAAGAAAGGCTTATGATCATCAAGAAGTGAGCAGAGCTCACTTTGTTAGGGGAGTGGATCTACAGCCCAGCCACCCAGGTTCAAGTCCTCACGGACATGACTTTGGTTCTTATTATCTAGAAAAACGCTGTAGGGTACTGGTTTGACATAAACTAGCAGAAACTGCATGTAGCTGTGTGGTATAACACTCACAATCTAAACCAAAAACTATGATGAATAGTATGTTATAACGGCAAACATATGAAAGTATGAAACATAGTTTGATCCGCTATGTTTACTTATAAATGATGATGACTGGCTAATGCTCATAAGAATCAAAATCAAAGTTACATCACTAACCATTCACGTATACTAATTCTAAATTCGTAACTAGTGAACTTGTTCAGGACCAGATCCTGGTACATAAAACAGATTCGTATAATACAGAAACACTGTTAAAATCAATTTGTGAAAATTTCTGAGCATCTCTACTTGAGCTTAAAACTGTCTTGTGATAGCATGCTATCAAGAAAAAATAAATAGAGAACTATTAGGGTAGTATTCAACTAACAATTCTTATAATCTATATCAAGGTTTTGTAAAAAGGAATACTGATGACGCCTTGGAACagtttgtttcttttttattctgGATCTTGAAAGGCTGGCCCTGGGATTTCCACAGAGGGCTTAGTGAAATTCATTCGTGGTGAAATGATACAATCATGCGTACTTATGAAGGAATTATAGATTTTGCCTTCTTCTAAATGCTAACATGAGACAAATTATGATCATCAGTAGATGAATCTCGCATTTCAGATTAAACAAAAACACTTAAATAACAATGAATGAGATACCTGAAACCAGTCAGGGTTATCTGGGCTCTGCTGTGCAGCAAGGACTTCAACAAATCCTTCATTCTTGTAACCTCCAATGTTGCTCCCATAGGCTCGTGAGAGATGACGATTAAGAGAAGCTGAGTTGAACTGCGTGAGCACATAGATCTTTGATATGTTGCTGTTCAGACAATTACTGACAGGAATATCAATAAGCCTGTAGTTGGCACCCAATGGCACTGCAGGCTTCGCACGCTTCTTCGTCAGGGGATACAATCTAGTCCCTGCACCACCTCCAAGAATAATTCCGAGAACACTCTGCACAAACAGCAGAAACTCATCAATTGCCTATTGCAAAGTAAATCAAACAAAGAACGAAGAAACAAGTGTTCCAGGCGGTTGGCATTGAGTTCAGCTTGTTTATCACCAAAAGAGATCATGGAACGAATGCAACATGGGGCAACAAGTTTATCCAATAAATTGGAGCTACAATATCTAGCAATCTTTTGTAGATAATGGCCGGCTGGCTGGTGAATAGTTCTGACCTTTTATTTACCAATCAAGCTGAAACTTATgttcagtttttttttttgaatatgGGTTTAATCGGACGTCAGATGTCTCAATCAGCATTGCAGCTGAGACATGATCCAAGTTCTTCCTGTTGTGCATAACTTTTTCACATCAATTAGAGTCTTCCATCAGCACAGAAGACCCCAATCTATCATCGCCTAAAACTCGTCTGGTTGTATTACTTTGTTTAGTTGTGTTGATGTCAGAACGGTTTGTGAGGAAGAGAGGCAACCACCATTGATTTGCACCACGTGGAATAGACTCTACTGCCCTTTTTAATTAAAATGAAAGGGCAAGTTTTAATCTCCACCACATCCGAAATCGTAATGTTTTCTGAAGGGGTGTACTGAAGCAGAACTCAAAGAAGAAAACTGAACAAGTTAAAAAGAAAAATCCAAGAACTTGATCTGATTGCCAAGTATAGTCTTTAAGAGCCACATGCCATGGATCATGCCATCTTCTTTATGAATTTCTTATGGGGCTCACACCCACACCTATTGATTAAGTAGGACTGTTCAACAAACGTCCACAGTTGCCACATTTACTGAAATCTAGTAAAAATAAACAATTGGAGCCAATGAATATGTCCACATGATTAGTCGCCAGAAAGCTCCTGCTATGCGCTAGCAAAGTAGAGTAGTATTTTTTGATCATCTCTAATAAATGTCCACATGAGAACACAAGGCGTGAATCACATTTGCGCATCTAAATTACCGAGGCAATAATTTCCCGCATGTATCAAATTCTCATCCGGAAAGATACGGACGCAATGGATCAGGGCGGCGAGACAAGACTAGGCGGCAAGCGCCGCATTTGCGCACCTATGCTAGGCGAGGCGACGTACCGTGCTTGCGTCGGGGTCGAGACAGGTCTGGGAGCTCTTGGAGTCTGACACGGCACGTGGGGAGAAGAAGAAGGGCCGCCGCGGAGCCGGACGCGCGACCAACCCGCGCGGGCGCTGGCGCCGTCCTCGCGGCGCGCAGAGGAGGCGGAGGGAGTCGCAGGAGGTGGACGCGGCAGCGGTCGCGGCGGAGGCTCGGTGCGGGGGGATCAGGATCTTGGAGGGGGAGGCGGCCGCGGCCATCGCCATTGAGGTGAATGACGAGCTCGAGTCACGGGGCTCCCGTGGCGAGAGATCACGAGGGGGAAGGGAGAGAGATACGCCTGACACCGAGTGGTGCAGTGTGGCTGAGTAAATTTAACTAATCTTTTCGCAAGATCTTTCCATTTTCAGTTTTTTCCCATTTTTcttttggagagagagagagagcgcgcgcgCTGCgtgggagtgagagggagagaaagTGAGTGAGATTGTCAGCAGGTCACTTTTGGAATGATCTCCTTGGGGTAGGACATGACCACGATGATTTTGGACATATCACTTGTAAAATAAAATCTCCTCTTAATTATCTTGTCACTTGGATTTTTGCTACTTGACGGGCTAGCACATACTTTCTCCCTTCCGAAACTTTTGACATAGACTTATTTAAGATACGAATGTATCTAgttacgttttagtattagatacatctgtatctaaacaaatTAAGACAAAAATTTTAGGACAAAAGTAATATATAAGAGGAAGCATTAAGAAAAAATAGCATTGTAGAATCAACTTTTAGTCCTTTTTCCATACAAGTGAGGTGCACACATAGCTAATAACATACTGCTTAATTCAATGCAAGCTCTTGTGGAAAATCTTCTAATTATGCTCGAAGCTGCCCTAAAGAAGCCTTTCTTAGAACTTTATAGAAATAATATTACTGCATATGAAACTCGAAGCTGGAATAGAAAATGAAAATCATGGTTAAGATAGTTACTACTTACATCATTAGCATGTGGATTGAGATCTGCATGCTTCGATGAGCTCTTATGGCCATCAACGTTGCATTGTTCACGCTTGGAAGGGGAGGGCGAGGGGAAGGTTTTAGATGCCAAAGGCATATCCATTGCCGAGGGACAAACAATGAAAGTATATAGATATTGAGTGATGTGTGAGCAAACTGTTCTCTAATTTATAGGTGAAGGAAGTATATGCACGTATAAAAAGGTGCACATGGATATCCTTATGCGACGAAATTAGTTGTTATGTGACAATCTGTAAAGTTTTTGACTTTCTAGATATGCTCTTCGCTTTATTGGCAGCAAGTTTAGCCACATACAAAAAGGCACATGGATATCTTTGTGCGACGAAATTAATTGTTATGTGACAAGCTATAAAGTTTTTGGCTTTCTTCATATGCTCTTCGCTTTATTGGCAGCAAGTTTAGCCACATAAAAAAGCACACATGGATATCTGTGTGCGACGAAATTAGTTGTTGTGTGACAAGTTGTAAAGTTCTTGGCGTTCTAGATATGCTCTTCGCTTTATTGGCAGCAAGTTTAGTCATACAGAAAGCACACATAGATCATTTTTTCGAGAACACACCCAAAAATGGCGTACAACTTTTATGAAAGAAAGGACAAAGATGCCCACCCTACATAGCGGCTTACAGCTCTTGAAGGAAGGATCCAGCTAGCCcacaacagaaaacaaaaaggCTACTCCTCGCTAATGACTACCGATGTGTCAGCGTGGAAGCACGATCACCTATGAGGCATGTGTGCCCCTTTGTGGTTTGGCATGGGGACggccacgttgcacaaagagcagaaacaGCAGGGGATAGCATAGCGATGGACTCTctctttttacccaggttcggggccgcTTTGcaacgtaaaaccctactcctgctgtggtggtggtggattgatTTGGGGGAACATGAAGGCTCGACGCGCTCtggcccggcaaggttgcctcggggagAGTGACGTGAGCGTACAAGTGTTGTGGGATCGAATGTCCGAACCCCTTGctaggttgcctcgggcctccttttataggttaaggtgTGACTatagtggcaaaacagtcatttgggtgtgattagatagctagcagtgctatcatacctaactctggcagttaggacaaagtgcattaaatgtgcTGCTAGGTGTCGTGCTGAGGGTGAAGCCCGGCAAGCCCGCCGCGCCGCTTATCTGCCTCTTCTTATCAGCTTG
Protein-coding regions in this window:
- the LOC123164076 gene encoding glucose-1-phosphate adenylyltransferase small subunit, chloroplastic/amyloplastic isoform X1, yielding MAMAAAASPSKILIPPHRASAATAAASTSCDSLRLLCAPRGRRQRPRGLVARPAPRRPFFFSPRAVSDSKSSQTCLDPDASTSVLGIILGGGAGTRLYPLTKKRAKPAVPLGANYRLIDIPVSNCLNSNISKIYVLTQFNSASLNRHLSRAYGSNIGGYKNEGFVEVLAAQQSPDNPDWFQGTADAVRQYLWLFEEHNVMEYLILAGDHLYRMDYEKFIQAHRETDADITVAALPMDEERATAFGLMKIDEEGRIIEFAEKPKGEQLKAMMVDTTILGLDDARAKEMPYIASMGIYVISKHVMLQLLREQFPGANDFGSEVIPGATSTGMRVQAYLYDGYWEDIGTIEAFYNANLGITKKPIPDFSFYDRSAPIYTQPRHLPPSKVLDADVTDSVIGEGCVIKNCKIHHSVVGLRSCISEGAIIEDTLLMGADYYETEADKKLLAEKGGIPIGIGKNSHIKRAIIDKNARIGDNVMIINVDNVQEAARETDGYFIKSGIVTVIKDALLPSGTVI